A section of the Streptococcus oriscaviae genome encodes:
- a CDS encoding carbohydrate ABC transporter permease, whose protein sequence is MNTQKQKNWWVYLILFTGILFMFIPLLVTVISSFKPTKEITGNFFGLPEEFTLDNYNRLFEDGIVQYFGNSAVITIVAVLLIVLIIPMAAFAVARQMKRQTVFNIIYFYLIIGIFVPFQVIMLPMTKLMSSIGLNNIVGLIILYLTYAVPQALFLYVGYIKTIVPEEMDEAAAIDGCDKFTMYWKIIFPLMKPMHATVLIINALWVWNDFLLPLLVLNRDQNMWTLPLFQYNYQGMYFSDYGPSFASYVVGIIPILLVYLVFQKHIISGMTSGSVK, encoded by the coding sequence ATGAATACTCAAAAACAAAAAAATTGGTGGGTCTACCTTATCCTCTTCACGGGCATTCTCTTTATGTTCATCCCGCTCTTAGTTACGGTCATCAGTTCCTTTAAACCGACCAAGGAGATTACAGGAAATTTCTTTGGACTTCCTGAAGAGTTTACGCTGGACAACTATAACAGGCTTTTTGAAGATGGGATAGTTCAATATTTTGGTAATTCAGCTGTAATTACTATTGTAGCCGTATTACTCATTGTTCTGATTATCCCGATGGCCGCTTTTGCAGTTGCTCGTCAGATGAAACGACAAACGGTCTTTAATATTATCTACTTTTACTTGATTATCGGGATTTTTGTACCTTTTCAGGTTATCATGCTTCCAATGACAAAGCTGATGTCTAGCATTGGATTGAACAACATTGTTGGCTTGATTATCTTGTATTTGACCTATGCTGTTCCTCAGGCGCTCTTTCTCTATGTTGGATACATCAAGACAATTGTGCCAGAAGAAATGGATGAAGCAGCAGCCATTGATGGATGTGATAAATTTACCATGTACTGGAAAATTATTTTTCCACTCATGAAACCTATGCATGCGACGGTTTTGATTATCAATGCGCTGTGGGTATGGAATGACTTTCTTTTGCCACTCTTAGTATTGAACCGTGACCAAAATATGTGGACCTTGCCACTTTTCCAATACAACTATCAAGGCATGTATTTTAGTGACTATGGTCCATCGTTTGCATCCTATGTGGTCGGAATTATCCCAATTCTACTTGTTTATCTGGTCTTCCAAAAACATATTATTTCTGGTATGACGAGCGGTTCTGTCAAATAA
- a CDS encoding extracellular solute-binding protein, with protein MNIKTVFKCATACAFASLLVACGSSSSSEKVEIEFYSQKPEMQKTLQEIIDDFEKENPTIDVKFSNVPDAGTVLKTRMANDEAPDVINIYPQNADFKEFAADGRFLEIDDDAGLSNLKDGAVTPYLVEDKNYTLPLTANAYGIYYNKDKFKELGLEVPTTYAEFVALVDKIKADGTTSPFALSLNDAWSLNGYHQLAWVTVAGGFDGAEDILIRSAKGAIQDDTTTKAVTERLALLTDNGQKGAAGALYADAVAAFAAGEALMLPQGTWAATAINQQEPEFEYGMFTFPGDEEGGDYTIGAADLALSISAESEHPEEAKKFLEYLSRAEVIQKYYDVDGSPTSVEGVDTEGKFPETAGVTQYAFTDKHVVWLQSEWDSEDEFWNITVETVKNPDSAELVKKLNAFFDPMK; from the coding sequence ATGAACATCAAAACAGTTTTTAAATGCGCTACTGCTTGTGCGTTTGCTAGTTTGCTCGTTGCCTGCGGCAGTTCAAGCTCTAGCGAAAAGGTTGAGATTGAATTTTACTCTCAAAAACCTGAAATGCAAAAAACGCTTCAAGAAATCATCGATGATTTTGAAAAAGAAAATCCTACGATTGATGTTAAGTTTTCAAACGTACCAGATGCGGGAACTGTTTTGAAAACCCGTATGGCTAATGACGAAGCGCCAGATGTCATCAATATTTACCCTCAGAATGCTGACTTCAAAGAATTTGCAGCTGATGGTCGTTTCTTAGAAATCGATGATGATGCAGGGCTATCCAACTTGAAAGACGGAGCGGTAACTCCTTATCTGGTTGAAGACAAGAACTACACCCTTCCTTTAACTGCCAATGCTTACGGTATTTACTACAATAAGGATAAATTCAAAGAACTAGGTTTAGAAGTTCCAACGACTTATGCAGAATTTGTTGCGCTGGTAGATAAAATTAAGGCAGATGGTACAACTTCACCATTTGCACTTTCTCTGAATGATGCTTGGTCACTAAATGGATACCATCAGTTAGCCTGGGTAACAGTTGCCGGTGGGTTTGATGGTGCAGAAGACATCTTGATCCGCAGTGCTAAAGGTGCAATTCAAGATGATACAACAACAAAAGCGGTAACTGAGCGCTTGGCACTGTTGACAGACAACGGTCAAAAGGGAGCAGCAGGAGCATTGTATGCAGATGCGGTTGCAGCTTTTGCAGCAGGAGAAGCGTTGATGTTGCCACAGGGAACATGGGCAGCAACTGCTATTAACCAGCAAGAGCCTGAGTTTGAGTACGGCATGTTCACCTTCCCTGGAGATGAAGAAGGCGGTGACTATACCATTGGTGCAGCGGACCTAGCTCTCTCTATCTCTGCTGAATCGGAACATCCGGAAGAAGCTAAGAAATTCTTAGAGTATCTCTCTCGTGCAGAAGTTATTCAAAAATATTATGATGTAGACGGTTCTCCAACCTCTGTTGAAGGAGTTGATACAGAAGGCAAATTCCCAGAAACAGCTGGTGTTACCCAATATGCCTTCACAGACAAGCATGTGGTTTGGTTGCAAAGTGAATGGGATTCGGAAGATGAGTTCTGGAATATCACAGTTGAAACCGTCAAAAATCCTGACTCAGCTGAATTGGTTAAGAAACTCAATGCCTTCTTTGATCCAATGAAATAG
- a CDS encoding carbohydrate ABC transporter permease, with translation MQQKGFVARFWPYLFVAVPIILQLIFFFYPLLTGIYYSLTDWNGLSSKYDLIGIGNYLDILKNPDFYTSMTFTIIFTIGLVIGEIVIGIWLATLLNRKIKAVGFFRTWYFFPAVLSTVTLGLIFVQLFNYGFTQIGELLQIDWLMENLLVQEHTVIPAVIFVALWQGLAMPVIIFLSGLQSIPEDVKEAAAIDGATRSQQFFNIELPYLLPSISMVFILAMKSGLTAFDLIFALTSGGPDGKTESLGLLVYNYAFVDNKFSYANALAVVLFIFIIVISLVQMRISKKFEI, from the coding sequence ATGCAGCAAAAAGGATTTGTAGCTAGATTTTGGCCCTACTTGTTTGTAGCAGTACCGATTATCTTGCAGCTCATTTTTTTCTTTTATCCGCTACTGACGGGGATTTATTACAGTCTGACGGACTGGAATGGACTGTCTAGCAAGTACGACCTGATTGGCATTGGCAATTATCTGGATATTTTGAAAAATCCTGATTTCTATACCTCAATGACCTTCACGATTATCTTTACCATTGGTTTAGTTATTGGTGAAATTGTCATCGGGATTTGGCTAGCCACCTTACTCAATCGGAAGATAAAAGCAGTAGGTTTCTTTAGAACCTGGTACTTTTTCCCAGCGGTTTTATCAACTGTGACCTTGGGCTTGATTTTTGTTCAACTTTTTAATTACGGTTTTACTCAAATCGGTGAGCTACTTCAAATTGATTGGTTGATGGAAAACCTATTGGTTCAGGAGCATACCGTTATTCCAGCTGTAATCTTTGTAGCTCTCTGGCAGGGATTGGCTATGCCGGTCATCATCTTTTTGTCTGGTTTGCAAAGTATTCCAGAAGATGTTAAGGAAGCAGCAGCCATTGATGGTGCAACTCGCTCTCAACAATTCTTTAATATTGAACTGCCCTACCTCCTTCCATCCATCAGCATGGTCTTTATCTTAGCTATGAAGTCAGGTTTGACGGCATTTGACCTTATCTTTGCACTGACAAGTGGGGGGCCTGATGGGAAAACAGAGTCCCTCGGCTTACTGGTCTACAACTATGCTTTTGTGGACAATAAGTTCTCTTATGCGAATGCTTTAGCTGTGGTGCTCTTCATCTTCATTATTGTCATCTCATTGGTTCAGATGAGAATTTCGAAGAAATTTGAGATTTAG
- a CDS encoding alpha-galactosidase encodes MQVLENDILVHRYFGKKVNQFSSSNKITYLDRAFSPSPISGNRTFSLDTLSMEYSSNGLGDFRAAAIEVRNEFGTALDLRYQTHRIFKGKKKLLDLPASFASEEEVETLEIDLYDQLTDVTVTLSYSVFEEANFLARSVVIQTGRYPSTLETALSFMLDFPHQDFAIHSLTGRYGYEKEWTVTPITKGKYSIGSIRGASSHSRTPFLALASKDVTEDYGEVYSAHLVYSGNFTGFVETTALETCRWGMGLNDWGFCWKLEAHQSFQTPEALLSYTDRGLTGMTQTSHAFLQKHLVRSPFANKPRPILINNWEATYFHFTEEKILSLAREAQQAGIELFVLDDGWFGKRNNDESSLGDWYVNKEKLPNGLNGLAEAINDLGMEFGLWFEPEMISVDSELYRKHPDWAIHIKGREHIYSREQLVLDLSKKEVCDYLIDSITRVLQSANITYVKWDMNRNITSISEGQANATKHEFYHRYILGLYRILDTLTQAFPHVLFESCAGGGGRNDLGMLYYMPQAWASDNTDAIGRLSIQEGTSLIYPIASMGAHVSAVPNHQVGRITPFSTRGNVAMLGNLGYELDLTALSDSKKKEVASQTALYKSIRQTVQFGNIYRLQQTENTKAYTYVNKDKSQAVFTFVKILAQPEAPLVQVRLKGLEERALYHCPQLDASFYGDELMNIGLTMPHIQKDFFSVQYIFNKI; translated from the coding sequence ATGCAAGTTTTAGAAAATGATATACTTGTGCATAGATACTTCGGTAAAAAAGTCAATCAGTTTAGTTCAAGTAACAAAATAACATATTTAGACAGAGCCTTCTCTCCAAGTCCCATCAGTGGAAATCGGACTTTTTCATTGGATACTCTGTCCATGGAATATTCAAGCAATGGCCTTGGAGACTTTCGTGCCGCAGCCATCGAAGTACGAAATGAATTTGGGACAGCTTTGGATTTGCGCTATCAGACTCATAGAATTTTCAAAGGCAAGAAGAAATTACTGGATTTGCCAGCCAGTTTTGCAAGCGAAGAGGAGGTTGAAACTTTAGAGATAGACCTCTATGACCAGTTAACGGATGTGACAGTAACGCTATCTTATTCTGTATTTGAAGAGGCAAATTTTCTAGCGCGGTCAGTTGTGATTCAGACCGGTCGCTATCCAAGCACTCTTGAAACGGCACTTTCATTCATGTTGGATTTTCCTCATCAAGATTTTGCTATTCATAGCCTGACGGGTCGATATGGCTACGAAAAAGAATGGACGGTAACGCCTATTACCAAGGGAAAATACAGTATCGGCAGTATCCGAGGAGCATCCAGTCACTCTAGAACCCCTTTCTTAGCTTTAGCCTCTAAGGATGTGACGGAGGATTATGGCGAAGTTTATTCAGCCCATCTTGTTTACAGCGGTAATTTTACAGGTTTTGTCGAAACAACAGCTCTTGAAACCTGCCGTTGGGGCATGGGGCTTAACGATTGGGGATTTTGCTGGAAACTAGAAGCCCATCAATCCTTCCAAACCCCAGAAGCTCTTTTGTCTTATACCGACAGAGGATTGACAGGAATGACTCAGACTAGTCACGCTTTTCTTCAGAAGCATCTGGTTCGGTCGCCCTTTGCTAATAAACCTAGACCGATTCTCATCAATAATTGGGAAGCCACTTACTTCCATTTTACGGAGGAAAAAATTCTCAGTTTAGCAAGAGAGGCTCAACAGGCAGGAATTGAATTATTTGTATTGGATGACGGCTGGTTTGGCAAGCGAAATAATGACGAGTCTTCTCTTGGTGACTGGTACGTCAATAAGGAAAAACTTCCTAATGGCTTGAATGGATTGGCTGAAGCCATCAATGATTTAGGTATGGAATTTGGACTGTGGTTTGAGCCTGAGATGATTTCAGTGGATAGTGAACTCTATCGCAAGCATCCTGACTGGGCTATTCACATTAAGGGTAGAGAGCATATCTATAGCCGGGAACAGTTGGTTCTTGATTTGTCTAAAAAAGAAGTCTGCGACTATCTTATCGATTCGATAACCAGAGTGTTGCAATCGGCTAATATTACCTATGTTAAGTGGGATATGAACCGCAACATCACCTCAATTTCTGAAGGACAAGCCAATGCTACTAAGCATGAATTTTATCATCGCTATATCCTTGGACTCTATCGGATTTTGGATACCCTTACCCAAGCCTTTCCTCATGTGCTCTTTGAATCCTGTGCAGGAGGAGGAGGGCGTAATGATCTAGGTATGCTCTATTACATGCCACAAGCGTGGGCGAGTGACAATACAGATGCGATTGGTCGCCTTTCCATTCAGGAAGGAACGAGTTTGATTTATCCAATCGCTTCAATGGGAGCCCATGTATCAGCTGTTCCGAATCATCAGGTAGGGCGGATTACTCCTTTTTCAACTCGAGGGAATGTTGCCATGCTGGGAAATTTGGGCTATGAATTGGATTTGACAGCCCTGTCAGACTCCAAGAAAAAAGAAGTTGCTAGCCAAACAGCTCTCTATAAAAGTATTCGACAAACAGTCCAATTCGGGAATATCTACCGATTACAACAAACGGAGAATACGAAAGCATATACTTATGTTAATAAGGATAAAAGTCAGGCAGTCTTTACTTTTGTGAAAATCCTGGCTCAGCCAGAGGCTCCTCTTGTGCAAGTCCGACTCAAGGGCTTGGAGGAGCGTGCGCTTTATCATTGTCCTCAGTTAGATGCTAGCTTTTATGGGGACGAACTCATGAATATCGGGTTAACTATGCCGCATATTCAAAAAGATTTCTTTAGTGTACAATATATTTTTAATAAAATCTAG